A window of Panicum virgatum strain AP13 chromosome 8K, P.virgatum_v5, whole genome shotgun sequence contains these coding sequences:
- the LOC120644276 gene encoding probable beta-D-xylosidase 7, which yields MDRHQNCGMAVLAGGAAAALRLLAAVAVVPALLAGPAAAGAPPFSCGPSSPSRALPFCNAKLPAAQRAADLVSRMTPAEKVSQLGDISPGVPRLGVPGYKWWNEALHGVAISGKGIHLDQGAVRSATSFPQVLLTAAAFNDNLWFRIGQATGREARALYNIGQAEGLAMWSPNVNIFRDPRWGRGQETPGEDPAVASRYAAAFVRGLQGSASNSRSAPPSVLLTSACCKHATAYDLEDWKGVSRYSFKATVTAQDLADTFNPPFQSCVVEGRASCLMCAYTSVNGVPNCANADLLTKTFRNSWGLDGYVAADCDAVAIMRNSQFYRPTAEDTVAATLKAGLDIDCGPYIQQYATAAIQKGKLTQQDVDKALKNLFTTRMRLGHFDGDPKAGVYGNLGAAQICTPEHKNLALEAALDGIVLLKNGAGVLPLKRGAVASAAVIGHNANDVLALLGNYWGPPCAPTTPLQGIQGFVKNVMFLAGCNTAACNAAATPQAAVLASSSDEVILFMGLSQQQECEGKDRTSLLLPGNQQSLITAVANAAKRPVILVLLTGGPVDITFAQSNPKIGAILWAGYPGQAGGLAIAKVLFGEKNPSGKLPVTWYPEEFTKIPMTDMRMRAAAGYPGRTYRFYNGKTIYKFGHGLSYSKFSHRLVTGRKNPVHNTSLLAAGQTATTEDNTGYHVDHIGDEVCDQLKFPAVVKVKNHGPMDGKHTALMFLRWPNATDGRPARQLVGFQSQHIKAGEKAHLRFQVSPCEHFSRVRRDGRKVIDKGSHFLNVGKHEVEISFGA from the exons ATGGATCGTCATCAGAACTGCGGCATGGCGGTTCTtgcaggaggagcagcagcagcgctccGCCTCCtggcggccgtcgccgtcgtcccgGCACTGCTCGCGGGacccgcggcggccggggcgccaCCTTTCTCGTGCGGgccctcgtcgccgtcgcgggcGCTCCCGTTCTGCAACGCGAAGCTCCCCGCGGCGCAACGCGCGGCGGACCTGGTGTCGCGAATGACGCCCGCGGAGAAGGTGTCCCAGCTCGGCGACATCTCGCCGGGGGTGCCGCGGTTGGGCGTCCCGGGTTACAAGTGGTGGAACGAGGCGCTGCACGGGGTGGCCATCTCCGGCAAGGGCATCCACCTCGACCAGGGCGCCgtgcgctccgccaccagcTTCCCGCAGGTgctgctcaccgccgccgccttcaacGACAACCTCTGGTTCCGCATCGGCCAG GCCACCGGCAGGGAGGCCCGGGCTCTGTACAACATCGGCCAGGCGGAGGGCCTGGCCATGTGGTCCCCGAACGTGAACATCTTCCGGGACCCTCGGTGGGGCCGGGGGCAGGAGACCCCCGGCGAGGACCCCGCCGTGGCAAGCCGCTACGCCGCCGCCTTCGTCCGGGGCCTTCAGGGCAGCGCCAGCAACTCCCGGTCGGCGCCGCCGTCTGTGCTGCTGACCTCGGCGTGCTGCAAGCACGCCACGGCTTACGACCTCGAGGACTGGAAGGGCGTGTCCCGGTACAGCTTCAAGGCTACGGTGACGGCTCAGGACCTGGCCGACACCTTCAACCCGCCGTTCCAGAGCTGCGTCGTCGAGGGCCGGGCCAGCTGCCTCATGTGCGCCTACACCTCCGTCAACGGCGTGCCAAACTGTGCCAACGCCGACCTGCTCACCAAGACCTTCAGGAACAGCTGGGGTCTCGACGGGTACGTCGCCGCCGACTGCGACGCGGTCGCCATCATGCGCAACTCACAATTCTACCGCCCCACGGCGGAGGACACCGTCGCCGCCACGCTCAAGGCCG GGTTGGACATTGACTGCGGCCCGTACATCCAGCAGTACGCCACGGCGGCGATCCAGAAGGGGAAGCTGACGCAGCAGGACGTGGACAAAGCCCTCAAGAACCTCTTCACCACGCGCATGCGGCTGGGCCACTTCGACGGCGACCCCAAGGCCGGCGTGTACGGCAACCTCGGCGCCGCGCAGATCTGCACGCCGGAGCACAAGAACCTGGCGCTCGAGGCGGCGTTAGACGGCATCGTCCTGCTCAAGAACGGCGCGGGCGTGCTCCCGCTAAAGCGCGGTGCGGTGGCCTCGGCCGCCGTTATTGGCCACAACGCCAACGACGTCCTCGCCCTCCTCGGCAACTACTGGGGCCCGCCGTGCGCTCCCACGACGCCGCTCCAGGGGATCCAAGGCTTCGTCAAGAACGTCATGTTCCTGGCCGGGTGCAACACGGCGGCCTGCAACGCCGCCGCGACGCCCCAGGCGGCCGTGCTGGCGAGCTCGTCAGACGAGGTCATCCTCTTCATGGGGCTGAGCCAGCAGCAGGAGTGCGAAGGGAAGGACAGGACCAGCCTGCTGCTGCCGGGGAACCAGCAGAGCCTCATCACCGCCGTTGCCAACGCGGCGAAGCGGCCAGTGATCCTGGTGCTCCTCACCGGCGGCCCTGTGGACATCACGTTCGCCCAGTCGAACCCCAAGATCGGCGCCATTCTCTGGGCCGGCTACCCCGGACAGGCCGGCGGCCTTGCCATTGCCAAAGTCCTCTTCGGCGAGAAGAACCCCAGTGGGAAGCTGCCGGTGACGTGGTATCCGGAGGAGTTCACGAAGATCCCCATGACGGACATGAGGAtgcgcgccgctgccggctACCCTGGCCGGACCTACCGGTTCTACAATGGCAAGACCATCTACAAGTTCGGCCACGGCCTCAGCTACTCCAAGTTCTCCCACAGGCTAGTCACCGGCCGCAAGAACCCAGTGCACAACACcagcctgctcgccgccggccagacAGCGACGACCGAAGACAACACGGGCTACCACGTCGACCACATTGGCGACGAGGTTTGTGACCAGCTCAAGTTCCCGGCCGTGGTCAAGGTGAAGAACCACGGGCCCATGGATGGGAAGCACACGGCGCTCATGTTCCTCAGGTGGCCGAACGCGACCGACGGCCGGCCGGCAAGGCAGCTGGTCGGGTTCCAGAGCCAGCACATCAAAGCAGGGGAGAAGGCGCACCTGAGGTTTCAGGTGAGCCCGTGCGAGCATTTCAGCAGGGTGAGAAGGGACGGTAGGAAGGTGATCGACAAAGGGTCGCATTTCCTCAACGTTGGCAAGCATGAGGTGGAGATTAGTTTCGGAGCATGA
- the LOC120645583 gene encoding phospholipase A1-Ialpha2, chloroplastic-like — MAAAAKLAIVAPGAPTTTARHRACAPLAVSSATPVTFSLSSVASKQEVITSSATAVVRKEAVAPPTTGGHVEAALTPPPPSCTWQEVHGADDWRGLVEPLHPLLLAEIVRYGELVAACYRAFDLDPRSKRYLNCKHGKRQMLRAVGMDGTGYAVTKYIYAAPDVVLPMGAGRSCSKSRWMGYVAVASDEEAARLGRRDILVSFRGTVTGSEWLANFMSALAPARFDPADPRPDVRVESGFLSLYTSDNFSDKFSTGSCRNQLLSEISHLVAKHKNERISITLAGHSMGSSLALLLGYDLAELGLNSYPNGGTIPITVFSFAGPRVGNLEFKNRCDELGVKVLRVVNLNDPVTKMPGVLFNESARVLAGRYELPWSKACYAHVGVEVALDFFVAGDIACVHDLQAYIDQLLRCTNGSPVASDSTMEEEEEGGMFELWRWKMAAVRAGELMQALGI, encoded by the coding sequence ATGGCTGCCGCCGCAAAGCTCGCCATCGTGGCGCCGGGAGCGCCGACCACGACGGCGCGCCACCGAGCCTGCGCGCCCCTCGCGGTGTCGTCCGCCACTCCCGTGACCTTCAGCCTCAGCAGCGTGGCGAGCAAGCAGGAGGTCATCACTTcatcggcgacggcggtggtgcggaaggaggccgtggcgcCGCCCACTACAGGCGGCcacgtggaggcggcgctaaccccgccgccgccgtcgtgcacGTGGCAGGAGGTTCATGGCGCCGACGACTGGCGCGGCCTGGTGGAGCCGCTGCACCCGCTGCTCCTCGCCGAGATCGTCCGGTACGGGGAGCTCGTGGCGGCGTGCTACCGGGCGTTCGACCTGGACCCGCGCTCCAAGCGGTACCTCAACTGCAAGCACGGCAAGAGGCAGATGCTGCGGGCGGTCGGCATGGACGGCACCGGGTACGCGGTGACCAAGTACATCTACGCGGCGCCCGACGTCGTGCTGCCCATGGGCGCCGGCCGGTCGTGCAGCAAGAGCCGGTGGATGGGGTACGTCGCCGTAGCTTcggacgaggaggcggcgcgcctTGGCCGGCGAGACATCCTCGTCTCGTTCCGCGGCACGGTGACCGGCTCGGAGTGGCTGGCCAACTTCATGAGCGCGCTCGCGCCGGCGCGCTTCGACCCCGCCGACCCCCGCCCGGACGTGAGGGTCGAGTCCGGGTTCCTCTCCCTCTACACCTCCGACAATTTCTCCGACAAGTTCAGCACCGGCAGCTGCCGCAACCAGCTACTTTCCGAGATCTCCCACCTCGTTGCCAAGCACAAGAACGAGCGCATAAGCATCACCCTCGCTGGCCACAGCATGGGGAGctccctcgccctcctcctcggctACGACCTCGCCGAGCTCGGCCTAAACTCCTACCCCAATGGTGGCACGATCCCAATCACCGTCTTCTCCTTCGCCGGCCCGCGCGTCGGTAACCTGGAGTTCAAGAACCGATGCGACGAACTCGGCGTCAAGGTTCTAAGAGTGGTGAATTTGAACGACCCGGTGACCAAGATGCCCGGCGTTCTCTTCAACGAGAGCGCTAGAGTTCTAGCAGGGCGGTACGAGCTGCCGTGGAGCAAGGCCTGCTACGCCCATGTCGGCGTAGAGGTTGCCCTCGACTTCTTCGTGGCTGGCGACATCGCCTGCGTACACGACCTGCAGGCCTACATTGATCAGCTTCTCAGGTGCACCAACGGCAGCCCCGTTGCTTCTGATTCGACaatggaagaagaggaggaaggaggtatGTTCGAATTGTGGAGATGGAAAATGGCGGCAGTACGCGCTGGTGAGTTGATGCAAGCGCTTGGGATCTGA
- the LOC120644275 gene encoding serine/arginine repetitive matrix protein 1-like isoform X3 has translation MRPSRSSPSLHSLRWPALRTPTRVSSADPRAVDPIAPPPPARRRGPALRRPAHLPPQPARAPLLRQLGAVDPRAPLASRPRSADLRGSPRRTHAPSTSAPSSASSPPPTRTPLSALLSPSRGPRRRPHIRRTPATVPNPGCQVSPSCSVRESSHSPEEPGPRDDGGELHYRLLRREIQIVLVFLVREGKEGTGVASAIPRSPSPPRSNPHCALSSLSTPPEEPGLRDDGGELHHRLLRRDIQAVLVFLVLFVVKNVKEETWETFITDALLYERKKSVMPSTPLAVACNNNSSMVAVRA, from the exons ATGCGCCCCTCCCGCAGCTCCCCGTCGCTCCACTCTCTCCGCTGGCCCGCGCTCCGCACACCTACGCGGGTCTCCTCGGCCGACCCGCGCGCCGTCGACCCAATTGCCCCTCCTCCGCCAGCTCGGCGCCGAGGACCAGCGCTCCGCCGACCCGCGCATCTCCCTCCTCAGCCAGcccgcgcgcccctcctccgccagcTCGGTGCCGTCGACCCGCGCGCCCCTCTCGCCTCGCGCCCACGCTCTGCCGACCTACGCGGGTCTCCTCGGCGGACCCACGCGCCGTCGACCagcgccccctcctccgccagctcgccgccgccgacccgcacGCCCCTCTCCGCGCTCCTCTCTCCATCCCGaggccctcgccgtcgcccccaCATTCGCCGGACTCCTGCTACCGTGCCGAATCCAGGATGTCAGGTGAGTCCCTCTTGCTCTGTCCGTGAGTCTTCGCACAGTCCCGAAGAACCCGGCCCACGCGACGATGGAGGGGAGCTCCACTaccgccttctccgccgt GAGATCCAGATAGTGCTCGTGTTCCTCGTGCGAGAAGGGAAGGAAGGGACCGGCGTTGCGAGTGCCATCCCACGCTCGCCGTCACCTCCGCGCTCCAACCCCCACTGCGCACTGTCGTCGCTGTCCACTCCGCCCGAAGAACCCGGCCTACGCGACGACGGAGgggagctccaccaccgcctcctccgccgg GACATCCAGGCAGTGCTCGTGTTCCTCGTGCTCTTCGTAGTGAAG AATGTGAAAGAGGAAACCTGGGAAACATTCATCACTGACGCACTGCTCTATGAG AGGAAGAAAAGCGTCATGCCTTCCAcgcccctcgccgtcgcctgTAACAACAATTCAAGCATGGTGGCTGTTAGGGCCTGA
- the LOC120644275 gene encoding serine/arginine repetitive matrix protein 1-like isoform X1 has protein sequence MRPSRSSPSLHSLRWPALRTPTRVSSADPRAVDPIAPPPPARRRGPALRRPAHLPPQPARAPLLRQLGAVDPRAPLASRPRSADLRGSPRRTHAPSTSAPSSASSPPPTRTPLSALLSPSRGPRRRPHIRRTPATVPNPGCQVSPSCSVRESSHSPEEPGPRDDGGELHYRLLRREIQIVLVFLVREGKEGTGVASAIPRSPSPPRSNPHCALSSLSTPPEEPGLRDDGGELHHRLLRRDIQAVLVFLVLFVVKTKKKLVQCSVTTQMERTLDGHKPASQLNITRKINSNINYSHSAEPNDWL, from the exons ATGCGCCCCTCCCGCAGCTCCCCGTCGCTCCACTCTCTCCGCTGGCCCGCGCTCCGCACACCTACGCGGGTCTCCTCGGCCGACCCGCGCGCCGTCGACCCAATTGCCCCTCCTCCGCCAGCTCGGCGCCGAGGACCAGCGCTCCGCCGACCCGCGCATCTCCCTCCTCAGCCAGcccgcgcgcccctcctccgccagcTCGGTGCCGTCGACCCGCGCGCCCCTCTCGCCTCGCGCCCACGCTCTGCCGACCTACGCGGGTCTCCTCGGCGGACCCACGCGCCGTCGACCagcgccccctcctccgccagctcgccgccgccgacccgcacGCCCCTCTCCGCGCTCCTCTCTCCATCCCGaggccctcgccgtcgcccccaCATTCGCCGGACTCCTGCTACCGTGCCGAATCCAGGATGTCAGGTGAGTCCCTCTTGCTCTGTCCGTGAGTCTTCGCACAGTCCCGAAGAACCCGGCCCACGCGACGATGGAGGGGAGCTCCACTaccgccttctccgccgt GAGATCCAGATAGTGCTCGTGTTCCTCGTGCGAGAAGGGAAGGAAGGGACCGGCGTTGCGAGTGCCATCCCACGCTCGCCGTCACCTCCGCGCTCCAACCCCCACTGCGCACTGTCGTCGCTGTCCACTCCGCCCGAAGAACCCGGCCTACGCGACGACGGAGgggagctccaccaccgcctcctccgccgg GACATCCAGGCAGTGCTCGTGTTCCTCGTGCTCTTCGTAGTGAAG acgAAGAAGAAATTGGTACAATGTTCGGTTACAACCCAGATGGAACGGACTCTAGATGGACACAAGCCGGCAAGCCAGCTGAACATAACCCGAAAGATAAACTCCAACATAAACTACTCACATTCCGCAGAACCTAACGACTGGCTCTGA
- the LOC120644275 gene encoding serine/arginine repetitive matrix protein 1-like isoform X4, with translation MRPSRSSPSLHSLRWPALRTPTRVSSADPRAVDPIAPPPPARRRGPALRRPAHLPPQPARAPLLRQLGAVDPRAPLASRPRSADLRGSPRRTHAPSTSAPSSASSPPPTRTPLSALLSPSRGPRRRPHIRRTPATVPNPGCQVSPSCSVRESSHSPEEPGPRDDGGELHYRLLRREIQIVLVFLVREGKEGTGVASAIPRSPSPPRSNPHCALSSLSTPPEEPGLRDDGGELHHRLLRRDIQAVLVFLVLFVVKRIIVLRRRRNWYNVRLQPRWNGL, from the exons ATGCGCCCCTCCCGCAGCTCCCCGTCGCTCCACTCTCTCCGCTGGCCCGCGCTCCGCACACCTACGCGGGTCTCCTCGGCCGACCCGCGCGCCGTCGACCCAATTGCCCCTCCTCCGCCAGCTCGGCGCCGAGGACCAGCGCTCCGCCGACCCGCGCATCTCCCTCCTCAGCCAGcccgcgcgcccctcctccgccagcTCGGTGCCGTCGACCCGCGCGCCCCTCTCGCCTCGCGCCCACGCTCTGCCGACCTACGCGGGTCTCCTCGGCGGACCCACGCGCCGTCGACCagcgccccctcctccgccagctcgccgccgccgacccgcacGCCCCTCTCCGCGCTCCTCTCTCCATCCCGaggccctcgccgtcgcccccaCATTCGCCGGACTCCTGCTACCGTGCCGAATCCAGGATGTCAGGTGAGTCCCTCTTGCTCTGTCCGTGAGTCTTCGCACAGTCCCGAAGAACCCGGCCCACGCGACGATGGAGGGGAGCTCCACTaccgccttctccgccgt GAGATCCAGATAGTGCTCGTGTTCCTCGTGCGAGAAGGGAAGGAAGGGACCGGCGTTGCGAGTGCCATCCCACGCTCGCCGTCACCTCCGCGCTCCAACCCCCACTGCGCACTGTCGTCGCTGTCCACTCCGCCCGAAGAACCCGGCCTACGCGACGACGGAGgggagctccaccaccgcctcctccgccgg GACATCCAGGCAGTGCTCGTGTTCCTCGTGCTCTTCGTAGTGAAG cgtatcattgtattaagacgAAGAAGAAATTGGTACAATGTTCGGTTACAACCCAGATGGAACGGACTCTAG
- the LOC120644275 gene encoding serine/arginine repetitive matrix protein 1-like isoform X2, with product MRPSRSSPSLHSLRWPALRTPTRVSSADPRAVDPIAPPPPARRRGPALRRPAHLPPQPARAPLLRQLGAVDPRAPLASRPRSADLRGSPRRTHAPSTSAPSSASSPPPTRTPLSALLSPSRGPRRRPHIRRTPATVPNPGCQVSPSCSVRESSHSPEEPGPRDDGGELHYRLLRREIQIVLVFLVREGKEGTGVASAIPRSPSPPRSNPHCALSSLSTPPEEPGLRDDGGELHHRLLRRDIQAVLVFLVLFVVKNVKEETWETFITDALLYEQRKKSVMPSTPLAVACNNNSSMVAVRA from the exons ATGCGCCCCTCCCGCAGCTCCCCGTCGCTCCACTCTCTCCGCTGGCCCGCGCTCCGCACACCTACGCGGGTCTCCTCGGCCGACCCGCGCGCCGTCGACCCAATTGCCCCTCCTCCGCCAGCTCGGCGCCGAGGACCAGCGCTCCGCCGACCCGCGCATCTCCCTCCTCAGCCAGcccgcgcgcccctcctccgccagcTCGGTGCCGTCGACCCGCGCGCCCCTCTCGCCTCGCGCCCACGCTCTGCCGACCTACGCGGGTCTCCTCGGCGGACCCACGCGCCGTCGACCagcgccccctcctccgccagctcgccgccgccgacccgcacGCCCCTCTCCGCGCTCCTCTCTCCATCCCGaggccctcgccgtcgcccccaCATTCGCCGGACTCCTGCTACCGTGCCGAATCCAGGATGTCAGGTGAGTCCCTCTTGCTCTGTCCGTGAGTCTTCGCACAGTCCCGAAGAACCCGGCCCACGCGACGATGGAGGGGAGCTCCACTaccgccttctccgccgt GAGATCCAGATAGTGCTCGTGTTCCTCGTGCGAGAAGGGAAGGAAGGGACCGGCGTTGCGAGTGCCATCCCACGCTCGCCGTCACCTCCGCGCTCCAACCCCCACTGCGCACTGTCGTCGCTGTCCACTCCGCCCGAAGAACCCGGCCTACGCGACGACGGAGgggagctccaccaccgcctcctccgccgg GACATCCAGGCAGTGCTCGTGTTCCTCGTGCTCTTCGTAGTGAAG AATGTGAAAGAGGAAACCTGGGAAACATTCATCACTGACGCACTGCTCTATGAG CAGAGGAAGAAAAGCGTCATGCCTTCCAcgcccctcgccgtcgcctgTAACAACAATTCAAGCATGGTGGCTGTTAGGGCCTGA
- the LOC120644277 gene encoding thioredoxin-like protein 4B, whose translation MGSALLPTLRLKREVDAAIRDTLDKVLVLRFGRTADAACLHLDYILAKSSWDISKFASVALVDMDSEEIQVYIDYFDITLVPATIFFFNAHHMKMDSGTPDHTKWIGSFSIKQDFIDVVEAIFRGAMKGKLIVSCPLPPERIHRFQLLFKDV comes from the exons ATGGGGTCGGCGTTGCTGCCGACGCTGCGGCTGAAGCGGGAGGTGGACGCTGCCATCCGCGACACCCTCGACAAGGTCCTCGTCCTTCGATTCGGCCgcaccgccgacgccgcctgCCTCCACCTAGACTACATC CTTGCTAAATCTTCATGGGACATATCCAAGTTTGCTTCAGTAGCATTGGTTGATATGGATTCTGAGGAAATTCAAGTTTACATTGATTATTTTGATATTACATTGGTTCCAGCAACCATATTTTTCTTCAATGCCCATCACATGAAAATGGATTCAGG GACACCTGATCACACAAAGTGGATAGGCTCTTTCAGCATTAAGCAAGACTTTATTGATGTAGTTGAG GCAATTTTTAGAGGTGCGATGAAAGGTAAATTGATAGTGTCTTGCCCCCTTCCACCTGAGAGGATACACAGATTCCAGCTTCTTTTCAAGGATGTCTGA